One genomic window of Dunckerocampus dactyliophorus isolate RoL2022-P2 chromosome 7, RoL_Ddac_1.1, whole genome shotgun sequence includes the following:
- the LOC129185372 gene encoding uncharacterized protein LOC129185372, translating to MRTAGVITLTFLLATVLSVSGKVNEESMTLFHGEDFHIMLHASDLEVIFRNRSAPRSPDVVLMRAGQVVNNRAKINTHYRYLIIDSVGEGDEGVYTVKNPEDPEDVRRISLIVRDCTNEQTVKYGENYRMPLLGVTAPITLEYRPSAVEANLTARPALVLLTSTGVAREGYKGRVSVSDHHVVLKTATGADEGSYTIRDARGSIKRKVCLHVIEHQNFENLLHGEKLKINLMLNSSLVHLYYSPDTDHTPRLLMDKGEFTHVQTELGFEGRLSMEGSQVILDKVKRSDEGLFKVTDILGFPVSSIHLELKPYKLESLYVAIIALLGLLVFLLLACLLSCLIKVKKRAKRAAALEKIAQNAGKEEEGEAFRQVVKNITKLSEESKHSQADNTEKSQSTEVDIKGLEVSSKEVGIGNLDTSDSGVGFNTALPLDTDTDAPDQIPDSEAVSISVAPETKSPAAMEVKPSPLAETKAVPETKKTPDHQSVNLDVPKSADVKPSPVSSPEPMNAVSPADLKPAATLKATSPGAPESNNIPFAPDPTENSMPTAPEPIPNCTPEPGPDQADLIGGTS from the exons ATGAGGACAGCCGGTGTCATCACACTCACCTTTCTGCTTGCCACAG TTCTGTCAGTCTCTGGTAAAG TCAATGAGGAATCCATGACGTTGTTCCACGGTGAGGATTTCCACATCATGCTGCACGCCAGCGACCTGGAGGTGATTTTTCGCAACAGGTCGGCTCCACGCTCCcccgatgtggtcctgatgcgGGCCGGCCAAGTGGTCAACAACAGGGCCAAAATTAACACCCACTACAGGTACCTTATCATCGACTCTGTGGGCGAAGGAGACGAGGGAGTGTACACCGTAAAGAACCCAGAGGACCCGGAGGATGTCAGACGCATCTCACTTATAGTTCGAG ATTGTACTAACGAGCAGACCGTTAAATATGGGGAAAATTACCGTATGCCGCTGTTGGGGGTGACAGCCCCCATCACCTTGGAGTACAGGCCCAGCGCTGTGGAGGCCAACCTGACAGCCAG ACCTGCCCTGGTGCTGCTGACAAGCACGGGCGTGGCCAGAGAGGGCTACAAGGGTCGAGTCAGCGTCAGTGACCACCATGTCGTCCTGAAGACAGCGACGGGGGCGGACGAGGGCAGCTACACCATCAGGGACGCTCGAGGCAGTATTAAGAGGAAAGTGTGTCTCCACGTCATCG AGCACCAGAACTTTGAGAACCTGCTTCATGGGGAAAAGCTGAAAATCAACCTGATGCTCAACAGCTCTTTGGTGCACTTGTACTACAGCCCTGACACTGACCACACACCCCGCCTGCTGATGGATAAAGGGGAATTTACACAT GTCCAAACAGAGCTGGGCTTTGAGGGCCGCCTGTCCATGGAAGGGTCACAGGTCATCTTGGATAAGGTCAAGCGTTCTGATGAAGGTCTGTTCAAAGTTACTGACATTCTGGGATTCCCTGTGTCCAGCATCCACTTGGAACTAAAAC CCTACAAGCTGGAGTCTCTCTATGTCGCCATCATCGCCCTGCTGGGCCTGCTGGTCTTCCTCCTGCTGGCTTGCCTGCTGTCCTGCCTGATCAAAGTCAAGAAGAGGGCCAAGAGGGCCGCCGCCTTGGAGAAGATTGCCCAGAATGCTGGCAAGGAAGAGGAGGGAGAGGCCTTCAGACAG GTGGTAAAGAACATCACCAAGCTCAGTGAGGAATCCAAGCATTCCCAGGCGGACAACACAGAGAAATCTCAGAGCACTGAGGTGGACATTAAA GGTCTGGAGGTGTCTTCTAAAGAGGTTGGCATTGGTAACCTTGACACCAGTGACTCTGGTGTTGGCTTTAACACCGCTCTCCCGCTGGACACTGACACTGACGCCCCCGATCAAATCCCTGACTCGGAGGCTGTGAGCATCTCTGTTGCCCCGGAAACCAAGTCACCAGCAGCTATGGAAGTAAAACCAAGTCCACTAGCTGAAACCAAAGCAGTCCCTGAGACCAAGAAAACCCCCGATCATCAGTCGGTCAACTTGGACGTGCCCAAATCAGCGGACGTAAAGCCCAGTCCAGTCTCAAGTCCGGAACCCATGAATGCCGTCAGTCCAGCTGATCTGAAACCTGCCGCCACCCTAAAAGCCACCAGCCCGGGAGCACCAGAATCCAATAACATTCCTTTTGCACCTGATCCAACCGAGAACTCCATGCCGACCGCACCAGAACCCATCCCCAATT GCACCCCCGAGCCAGGCCCGGATCAAGCAGATCTTATCGGAGGTACCTCCtaa